The window TGAAATTGCATCACCCGGCATGCTGCCGGCGGGCCGCGTCGGCTACAATCCTCCCTTTTTTACCGGCAGGTTCCGATGTCCGTCCAACCTATTCCTCCCGCCATCCTCGACGCCGTCTCACGCGCGGACCCATCCTGGCAGCCGGTCCTGCGCCAGGGACTGGAAGCGGTCATGCGCGCCGAGCCCCTGTACCTGCCGACCCTTGCCGCCGACACCTATCTCCCGACGGAACAGCGCCTGTTCGCCGCCTTCGCCCTGCCGCTCGACCAGGTGCGCTACGTGCTGGTGGGCGAGGGGCCGTACCCGCGCGCCGAGAGCGCCACCGGCGTTTGCTTCATGGATGGGGCTGTCGGCAAGCTGTGGTGCGAGAGCGGGCTCTCCAAGCCGGTCAACAAGGCGACCTCGCTGCGCAATTTCATGAAGATGCTGCTGGTGGCCGATGGGCAGCTGCCGGCCGGCGACACCGGCGGTGCCGCCATGGCCCCGGTGGCGGCAGCGGCAGCGAACAACGGCAGCATCCAGACCCTGGCCGAGTTGCAGCACAATCTGACGCAGCAAGGGTTTCTGCTGCTCAATGCCTCGCTGGTGTTCCGTTCCCATGTCGCGCCGGTGATCGATGCGCGCGCCTGGCTGCCGTTCCTGCAAACGGTCATGGCGGCGCTGGCCGCCCGGGAACAGGCGCCGACCCTGGTTTTATGGGGCAAGATTGCGGAACAACTACAAAAATTGCAGGAAACCAAGAGTTTTCCGCAGCTGAGCTCCGAGCATCCGTATAATTTGTCATTTATCCAGCATGCCGGCATGCAAGCCCTGTTCGGGCCGATGCACTTGTTGCGCGCCCCTAGCCTGTGACCCGCAGGGAAAAGTGAACATGGTTCCTGTGAAACTGACCGGGACGTCTACGTGCGGCAAGGGCCGACAATCCGCACGCCCAAGCCGCATCGTCCCATGCATGCCGGATAAGCCGCTACGCCGAAGCCCTGGCGCAATGCCGGGCTCGTGTCCAGTTGCCGGACCTGCCGCTCTTGGGGGAAATGGGGCCTTCCAAGACAAGATGCCCCGTATTTGGTATACTTGACTAATTCGATCAACTAATCCGGTCTTTGATGACAGTCTTCATCGACGTTGTTGATTGAAATGAGGCAATATTTTAACACTGTGACCGGGGTTGTGATGCGTCTGACCACAAAAGGCCGTTTTGCTGTAACTGCGATGATCGATCTTGCCCTGCGACAGGGCAAGGGCCCCGTCACGCTGTCGGGCATCAGCCAGCGCCAGGCCATTTCGCTCTCGTATCTGGAGCAATTGTTCGGCAAGCTGCGCCGCCATGAAATCGTCGAATCGATCCGCGGTCCGGGCGGCGGCTACAGTCTGGCGCGCCGCGCCGACAAGGTCACCGTGGCCGATATCATCATCGCGGTCGACGAGCCGCTCGATGCGACCCAGTGCGGCGGCAAGGAAAATTGCCACGGCGCCGATACGGCCACCGGCACCCGCTGCATGACCCACGAGCTGTGGGCCACGCTGAACGAAAAGATGGTCGACTATCTCGATTCGGTCTCGCTGCAAGACCTGGTCGACCAGCAGAAGCAAAAGAATTCTGAACAAAACGTCGTGCACGTACACCGCCCGCACGCCGCCGTCGGACAAAATTGAAGCATATTGGAGTGATTTGATGAACGCGCCTTTGGACAAAAACCTCGAGCAGACTTTCGTGACTGCCCCGCATTTCCCGATCTACATGGATTATTCGGCGACGACGCCGATCGATCCGCGTGTCGCGGACAAAATGATTCCTTACCTGCGCGAGCAGTTCGGTAATCCGGCATCGCGCAGCCATATGTACGGCTGGACCGCCGAAGCGGCAGTCGAGGAAGCGCGCGCCCATGTGGCCGCCCTGGTCGGCGCCGATCCGCGCGAGATCATCTGGACCTCCGGCGCGACCGAAAGCAACAACCTCGCGCTCAAGGGCGCGGCCCAGTTCTACAAGACCAAGGGCAAGCACATCATCACGGTCAAGACCGAGCATAAAGCCGTGCTCGACACCGTGCGCGAACTCGAACGCGTCGGTTTCGACGCCACCTACCTCGAGCCGCAAGACAACGGCCTGATCACGGTCGCCCAGCTCGAAGCGGCGATCCGCCCGGACACGATTCTGGTGTCGGTGATGCTGGTCAATAACGAAATCGGCGTGATCCAGCCGATCGAAGAATTGGCCGCGCTGTGCCGCTCGAAAGGCATCATTTTTCATTGCGACGCTGCCCAGGCAACCGGCAAGGTGCAGATCGACCTGGCCAACAGCAAGGTCGACCTGATGACATTCACCGCGCACAAGACCTACGGCCCGAAAGGCATCGGTGCCCTGTACGTGCGCCGCAAGCCGCGCGTGCGCCTGGAAGCGCAGATGCACGGTGGCGGCCACGAGCGCGGCTTGCGCTCGGGCACCTTGCCGACCCACCAGATCGTCGGCATGGGCGAATGCTTCCGCATCGCCAAGGAAGAAATGGACAGCGAAATTGCGCGCGTCACCGCGCTGCGCGACCGTCTGGCCAAGGGCTTGCAGGAGATCGAGGAAGTCTATATCAATGGCGACATGGAACACCGGGTGCCGCACAACCTGAACGTGAGCTTCAATTATGTCGAGGGCGAGTCGCTGATCATGGCGATCAAGGATATCGCCGTATCGTCCGGTTCGGCTTGTACTTCGGCCAGCCTGGAACCATCTTATGTCCTGCGCGCCCTGGGCCGCAGCGATGAGCTGGCGCATAGCTCGATCCGTTTTACCATCGGCCGTTTTTCGACCGAAGCCGACATCGACTTCGCAGTGGACCTGCTCAAGTCGAAAGTCCACAAGCTGCGCGAACTGTCGCCGCTGTGGGATATGTTCAAAGAAGGCATCGACATCAGTTCGATCCAATGGGCAGCCCACTAACCGTATTGAATATTCAGGAGTTTTACCATGGCATACTCGGACAAAGTGTTGGACCACTACGAAAATCCACGTAACGTCGGCGCCTTCGACAAGGGCGACGAAACGATCGGCACCGGCATGGTCGGCGCGCCGGCCTGCGGCGACGTGATGAAGCTGCAGATCAAGGTCGGCGCCGATGGCCTGATCGAAGACGCAAAGTTCAAGACCTATGGCTGCGGCTCGGCAATTGCCTCGTCGTCGCTGGTGACCGAATGGGTCAAGGGCAAGACCTTGGACCAGGCGCTGTCGATCAAGAACACCCAGATCGCCGAAGAACTGGCACTGCCGCCGGTCAAGATTCACTGCTCGATCCTGGCGGAAGACGCGATCAAGGCAGCCGTACTGGACTACAAGACCAAGCATCCGGCCGTCGCCTGAAGTTGAAATAAGCGTTGTAAACGCGGAGGGAAACATGGCAATCACAATGACCGAAAAAGCAGCCAAGCACATCAACCGCTTCATTGAACGTCGCGGCAAAGGTGTCGGCTTGCGTTTTGGCGTGCGCACCACGGGCTGCTCGGGCCTGGCCTACAAGCTCGAATATGTCGATGAAGCGGCGGCCGAAGACAATGTCTTCGAGTCGCATGGCGTGAAGGTCTTTGTCGACCCGAAAAGCCTGCCGTACATCGATGGCACCGAGCTCGACTTCACGCGCGAGGGCTTGAACGAAGGCTTCCGCTTCAACAATCCGCACGTCAAGGATGAGTGCGGTTGCGGCGAAAGCTTCCGCATCTGACCTCGGTCGGATAGCCGCATCCATGCAGAATCACTTCGATCTCTTCAACCTGCCGCCCCGTTTCACGCTCGACACGGGCGCCCTCGACGCCGCTTACCGCGACGTTCAGGGGCAGGTGCATCCCGACCGCTTCGTCAACGCCACCGACGCCGAAAAACGCGTCGCCATGCAGTGGGCCACGCGCGCCAACGAAGCCTACCAGACCCTGAAAAACCCGCAAAAGCGCGCGCAGTATTTGTGCGAGCAGAACGGCGTCGACCTGCAAACCGAGTCCAACACGGCCATGCCGATGGCGTTCCTGATGCAGCAGATGGAATGGCGCGAAGCGCTCGGCGACGCGCGCGCTGGCAAGGATATCGGCGCGCTGGAAACGCTCGACGAGCAGGTCAGGCAGGAGCGCACCTCGCGCCTGGTCCAGGTCGGCGAGCAGCTCGACGCGGGCGATTACGAACAGGCGGCGCAAGGGGTGAGGGCGCTAATGTTTCTGGAAAAATTCGGCGAAGAACTTAGCTTCGCCTTTGACGCGTTGGAGCAGTAGGCACGCTGTCGGACGCATGCGCCTTGCGTGTGTATGTGCTTCCCGTCCCGCGCGTACCCCGTCGTTCCCGCGCGTGCCACGTCCTTCCCGCCTGCGGGAACGACGACGTCATTCGCATATAAAAAGAAATCGGTAATCACATGGCACTTTTGCAAATTTCAGAACCCGGCATGTCGACCGCGCCGCACCAGCATCGGCTGGCCATCGGCATCGACCTGGGCACCACCAATTCGCTGGTCGCCACGGTGCGCAGCGGCAGTCCTGAAGTGTTGAGCGACGAAGAGGGCCGCCCGCTGCTGCCATCCATCGTGCGCTACCTGCCGAACGGCCACGCCAACATCGGCTACAAGGCCCAGGCCCACCAGACCACCGACCCGAAGAACACCATCGTCTCGGTCAAGCGCTTCATGGGGCGCGGCCTGGCCGACATCGCCTACGCCGAAAATCTGCCCTACGATTTCCAGGATTCGCCCGGCATGGTGCAGCTCAAGACCGTGGCCGGCGTCAAAAGCCCGGTTGAAATCTCGGCCCAGATCCTGGCCACGCTGCGCCAGCGCGCCGAAGACTCGCTCGGCGACGAGCTGGTCGGCGCCGTCATCACCGTGCCCGCCTACTTCGACGACGCCCAGCGCCAGGCCACCAAGGACGCGGCCCAGCTGGCCGGCCTGAACGTGCTGCGCCTCTTGAGCGAGCCGACCGCCGCGGCGATCGCCTACGGCCTCGATCACGGTTCCGAAGGCGTGTTCGCCGTCTACGATCTTGGCGGCGGCACCTTCGACATCTCCATCCTCAAACTGTCCAAGGGCGTGTTCGAGGTGCTGTCCACGGGCGGCGATTCCGCTTTGGGTGGCGACGACTTCGACCACCGCCTGTTCTGCTGGGTGTGCGAGCAGGCCAAGCTGGCCCCCTTGTCCGACGAAGACACCGCGATCCTGATGGTCAAGGCGCGCCAGGCCAAGGAACTGCTCTCGACCAACGCCGACACCACCATCGACGCCATGCTGAACTCGGGCGAGATCGTGCACGTCAAGATCAGCGCCGAAGTCTTTGCCGACATCACCAGGCACCTGGTCAACAAGACCATGACCGCGATCAAAAAAGCCATGCGCGACGCGTCGGTGTCGGTCGACGATGTCGATGGCGTGGTGATGGTCGGCGGCGCCACCCGCATGCCGCACGTGCGGCGCGCGGTCACCGAATTTTTCAAGACCATCCCGCACGCGAACATCGATCCGGACAAAGTGGTGGCGCTCGGCGCGGCCATTCAAGCCAATCTGCTGGCCGGTAACCGCGCCGCCGGCGACGACTGGCTGCTGCTCGACGTGATCCCGCTCTCGCTCGGCATCGAAACCATGGGCGGCCTGGTCGAGAAAATCATCCCCCGCAATTCGACCATTCCATGCGCCCGCGCGCAGGAATTCACCACCTTCAAGGATGGCCAGACCGCGCTGGCGGTGCACGTGCTGCAGGGCGAGCGCGAACTGGTGTCGGACTGCCGTTCGCTGGCGCGTTTCGAGCTGCGCGGCATTCCGCCGATGGTCGCTGGCGCCGCGCGCATCCGCATCACCTACCAGGTCGATGCCGATGGCTTGCTGTCGGTGTCGGCGCGCGAAACGCGTTCCGGCGTCGAAGCGTCGATCACCGTCAAGCCGTCTTACGGCCTGGCCGACGATGAAGTGGCGCGCATGCTGCAGGACTCGTACACCTCGGCCCAGGTCGACATGGTGCGGCGCGCGCTGCGCGAAGAGCAGGTCGAGGCCGAGCGCATCCTGCTGGCCACGCAATCGGCGCTCGATGGCGACGCCGCGCTGCTCTCGAACGAGGAACGCGCCTCGGTCGACACGCTGATGGACGGCGTGCGCGCCGCGCTGGCGGCATCGAACGTCGAGGAAGGCGAGCCGGCGGCGAAGCAGGCCGCCCTGCACGCCGCGGTCGATGCGCTGGCCAACGGCACCGAAGAATTCGCGTCGCGCCGCATGGACCAGAGCGTGCGCTCCGCGCTGGCCGGCAAAACGCTCGACGAAGTTTAAGAAACACTACCAGGACAATCACCGTGCCACAAATCGTATTCCTTCCCCATCCCGTCTTCTGCCCTGAAGGCGCCGTCATCGAGGCGCCCGCCGGCAAGTCGGTGTGCGACGTCATGCTCGAAAACGATATTGAAATCGAGCACGCCTGCGACCGCGTCTGCGCCTGCACCACCTGCCATGTGCTGGTGCGCGAAGGCTACGCGTCGCTCAACGAGCCTGAAGAAAAAGAAGAAGACCTGCTCGATCGCGCGTGGGGCCTGGAGCCCGTCTCGCGCCTGTCGTGCCAGGCGATCGTGGGAACCGAAGACTTGGTGGTTGAGATTCCGAAGTACACGATCAATCATGCGGCCGAAAAGAACCATTGATCAGGAGCCTGCCATGAAATGGAGCGACATCACGGCCATCGCCGAGGCGCTGTTCGACAAACACCCCGAGGTCGATCCGGCCACGGTGCGTTTCGTCGACCTGCACAACTGGGTGATTGAGCTCGACGGCTTCGACGATGACCGCACCCGCGGCGGCGAGAAGGTACTGGAAGCGATTCAGACGGCGTGGATTGATGAAGCGCGCTGACACCACCGCCGATAAGGCCAAGCCGGCTGAAACGCTGGCGCCCGAAATCCGTCCCGGCCAGTCGATCGCGCTGCTGCAGGAACTGCACATCCTCACGCGCGACGGCAAACTCAATCAGGACAGCCGCCGCAAGCTCAAACAGGTCTATCACCTGTATCAGTTCATCGAGCCGCTGCTCAAGGAAATCCAGCAGGACCACGCCGCCATTTCGCTGGTCGACCATGGCGCGGGCAAGTCCTACCTCGGCTTCATCCTGTACGACCTGTTCTTCAAGGGCCTGAACGACGGCTCGCGCATCTACGGTATCGAAACGCGCGAAGAACTGGTGCAAAAATCGACCGCGCTGGCGCAAAAGCTGGGCTTTCCCGGCATGTCGTTCCTGAACCTGTCGGTGGCCGAATCGACCCGCTCCGACAAGCTGCCGGAACAAATCGACATCGTCACCGCGCTCCACGCCTGCAATACCGCCACCGACGACGCCATCGATTTCGCGCTCAAGAAGCGCGCAAAGTTCATGGTACTGGTGCCGTGCTGCCAGGCCGAAGTGGCCACGGTCCTCAAGAAGAACAAGGGCAAGGACCTGGGCAAGAGCGCGCTGACCGAAATCTGGCGCCACCCGCTGCATACGCGCGAATTCGGCAGCCAGGTCACCAACGTGCTGCGCTGCCTGCAGCTCGAAGCGCACGGCTACCAGGTCAACGTGACGGAGCTGGTGGGCTGGGAGCACTCGATGAAAAATGAGCTGATCATCGCCAGCTACAAAAACCTGCCGCGCAAGCGTCCCACCGACCGTTTGCAGGAAGTCCTCGCCACGCTCGGCCTGGAAGAAATGGGCGAGCGTTTCTACACTCAACATTTAGCGGAAGCCGAATCGACGACATGAATAACGACGCCACCTCCTGGATTGACCTGCGCAGCGACACCGTCACCCAACCGGGCGACGCCATGCGCGACGCCATGCACAGCGCGCCCGTGGGCGACGACGTGTACGGCGACGACCCGAGCGTCAACCGCCTGCAGGACACGGCCGCCGAGATGTTCGGCTACGAGGCCGGACTGTATGCGCCGTCGGGCACGCAGAGTAATCTGATTGCGCTGCTGCTGCACTGCGCGCGCGGCGACGAGTATCTGGTCGGCCAGGAGGCGCACACGTACAAGTATGAGGGCGGGGGCGCCGCGGTGCTGGGCAGCATCCAGCCGCAGCCGATCGCCAACCAGCCCGACGGCAGCATCGCGCTGGCCGACATTGAGGCCTACATCAAGCCGGACGACATGCACTTCGCGCGCACCCGCGTGCTGGCGCTGGAAAACACCATCGGCGGTCGGGTGCTCGGCGCCGACTACATGGCGGCTGCCACCACGCTCGCGCATGCGCGCGGCCTGGTCACGCACCTCGACGGCGCGCGCATCTGCAACGCCGCCGTCAAGCAGGGCATCAGCCTGCGCGCGGCCTGCGCCGGTTTCGACAGCGTCTCCGTGTGCCTGTCCAAGGGCCTGGGCGCGCCGGTCGGCTCGGTCCTGTTGGGGAACAAGGCCTTCATCGAACAGGGCAAGCGCTGGCGCAAAATGCTCGGCGGCGGCATGCGCCAGGCCGGCATGATCGCCGCGGCGGGTTTGTACGCGCTCGAACACAAT of the Massilia violaceinigra genome contains:
- a CDS encoding uracil-DNA glycosylase, whose protein sequence is MSVQPIPPAILDAVSRADPSWQPVLRQGLEAVMRAEPLYLPTLAADTYLPTEQRLFAAFALPLDQVRYVLVGEGPYPRAESATGVCFMDGAVGKLWCESGLSKPVNKATSLRNFMKMLLVADGQLPAGDTGGAAMAPVAAAAANNGSIQTLAELQHNLTQQGFLLLNASLVFRSHVAPVIDARAWLPFLQTVMAALAAREQAPTLVLWGKIAEQLQKLQETKSFPQLSSEHPYNLSFIQHAGMQALFGPMHLLRAPSL
- the iscR gene encoding Fe-S cluster assembly transcriptional regulator IscR, with amino-acid sequence MRLTTKGRFAVTAMIDLALRQGKGPVTLSGISQRQAISLSYLEQLFGKLRRHEIVESIRGPGGGYSLARRADKVTVADIIIAVDEPLDATQCGGKENCHGADTATGTRCMTHELWATLNEKMVDYLDSVSLQDLVDQQKQKNSEQNVVHVHRPHAAVGQN
- a CDS encoding IscS subfamily cysteine desulfurase: MNAPLDKNLEQTFVTAPHFPIYMDYSATTPIDPRVADKMIPYLREQFGNPASRSHMYGWTAEAAVEEARAHVAALVGADPREIIWTSGATESNNLALKGAAQFYKTKGKHIITVKTEHKAVLDTVRELERVGFDATYLEPQDNGLITVAQLEAAIRPDTILVSVMLVNNEIGVIQPIEELAALCRSKGIIFHCDAAQATGKVQIDLANSKVDLMTFTAHKTYGPKGIGALYVRRKPRVRLEAQMHGGGHERGLRSGTLPTHQIVGMGECFRIAKEEMDSEIARVTALRDRLAKGLQEIEEVYINGDMEHRVPHNLNVSFNYVEGESLIMAIKDIAVSSGSACTSASLEPSYVLRALGRSDELAHSSIRFTIGRFSTEADIDFAVDLLKSKVHKLRELSPLWDMFKEGIDISSIQWAAH
- the iscU gene encoding Fe-S cluster assembly scaffold IscU, which codes for MAYSDKVLDHYENPRNVGAFDKGDETIGTGMVGAPACGDVMKLQIKVGADGLIEDAKFKTYGCGSAIASSSLVTEWVKGKTLDQALSIKNTQIAEELALPPVKIHCSILAEDAIKAAVLDYKTKHPAVA
- the iscA gene encoding iron-sulfur cluster assembly protein IscA, translating into MAITMTEKAAKHINRFIERRGKGVGLRFGVRTTGCSGLAYKLEYVDEAAAEDNVFESHGVKVFVDPKSLPYIDGTELDFTREGLNEGFRFNNPHVKDECGCGESFRI
- the hscB gene encoding Fe-S protein assembly co-chaperone HscB, yielding MQNHFDLFNLPPRFTLDTGALDAAYRDVQGQVHPDRFVNATDAEKRVAMQWATRANEAYQTLKNPQKRAQYLCEQNGVDLQTESNTAMPMAFLMQQMEWREALGDARAGKDIGALETLDEQVRQERTSRLVQVGEQLDAGDYEQAAQGVRALMFLEKFGEELSFAFDALEQ
- the hscA gene encoding Fe-S protein assembly chaperone HscA, encoding MALLQISEPGMSTAPHQHRLAIGIDLGTTNSLVATVRSGSPEVLSDEEGRPLLPSIVRYLPNGHANIGYKAQAHQTTDPKNTIVSVKRFMGRGLADIAYAENLPYDFQDSPGMVQLKTVAGVKSPVEISAQILATLRQRAEDSLGDELVGAVITVPAYFDDAQRQATKDAAQLAGLNVLRLLSEPTAAAIAYGLDHGSEGVFAVYDLGGGTFDISILKLSKGVFEVLSTGGDSALGGDDFDHRLFCWVCEQAKLAPLSDEDTAILMVKARQAKELLSTNADTTIDAMLNSGEIVHVKISAEVFADITRHLVNKTMTAIKKAMRDASVSVDDVDGVVMVGGATRMPHVRRAVTEFFKTIPHANIDPDKVVALGAAIQANLLAGNRAAGDDWLLLDVIPLSLGIETMGGLVEKIIPRNSTIPCARAQEFTTFKDGQTALAVHVLQGERELVSDCRSLARFELRGIPPMVAGAARIRITYQVDADGLLSVSARETRSGVEASITVKPSYGLADDEVARMLQDSYTSAQVDMVRRALREEQVEAERILLATQSALDGDAALLSNEERASVDTLMDGVRAALAASNVEEGEPAAKQAALHAAVDALANGTEEFASRRMDQSVRSALAGKTLDEV
- the fdx gene encoding ISC system 2Fe-2S type ferredoxin, whose amino-acid sequence is MPQIVFLPHPVFCPEGAVIEAPAGKSVCDVMLENDIEIEHACDRVCACTTCHVLVREGYASLNEPEEKEEDLLDRAWGLEPVSRLSCQAIVGTEDLVVEIPKYTINHAAEKNH
- the iscX gene encoding Fe-S cluster assembly protein IscX; the encoded protein is MKWSDITAIAEALFDKHPEVDPATVRFVDLHNWVIELDGFDDDRTRGGEKVLEAIQTAWIDEAR
- a CDS encoding class I SAM-dependent methyltransferase encodes the protein MKRADTTADKAKPAETLAPEIRPGQSIALLQELHILTRDGKLNQDSRRKLKQVYHLYQFIEPLLKEIQQDHAAISLVDHGAGKSYLGFILYDLFFKGLNDGSRIYGIETREELVQKSTALAQKLGFPGMSFLNLSVAESTRSDKLPEQIDIVTALHACNTATDDAIDFALKKRAKFMVLVPCCQAEVATVLKKNKGKDLGKSALTEIWRHPLHTREFGSQVTNVLRCLQLEAHGYQVNVTELVGWEHSMKNELIIASYKNLPRKRPTDRLQEVLATLGLEEMGERFYTQHLAEAESTT
- the ltaE gene encoding low-specificity L-threonine aldolase, which produces MNNDATSWIDLRSDTVTQPGDAMRDAMHSAPVGDDVYGDDPSVNRLQDTAAEMFGYEAGLYAPSGTQSNLIALLLHCARGDEYLVGQEAHTYKYEGGGAAVLGSIQPQPIANQPDGSIALADIEAYIKPDDMHFARTRVLALENTIGGRVLGADYMAAATTLAHARGLVTHLDGARICNAAVKQGISLRAACAGFDSVSVCLSKGLGAPVGSVLLGNKAFIEQGKRWRKMLGGGMRQAGMIAAAGLYALEHNVQRLADDHANAANLSRGLAQIAQLKVATPQTNIFYIEVPPAACDALRATLAREHIRATVGQHTRLVTHLNINAADVERVVAVFTAFFKDWH